One Deinococcus roseus DNA window includes the following coding sequences:
- a CDS encoding diacylglycerol/lipid kinase family protein: MKDMQNVLIIENKKAGRGNHHLHEFRDLLIEKGINVVERELSRETTPEALTADTDNFQAVVAAGGDGTISCVAHALSGKDIPLLTFPAGTANLIAVNLGIQDNAETLYDLLENGESSRIDLAELVVGTKQYGFTMLAGVGLDAEMIHASEELKPTLGVAAYVVAMLKKIAVPEADITLEMDGKTVKTRGMSVMIANFGMATFGIPITEGIDPSDGLFTIIVLKGNTPLALVPSIIESIKAHLKVGKVDYGDRIEVYHCKEITIHTDPTLPVQYDGEVVEDACTPIHARVLPRAVRMIRAREKEELAT; this comes from the coding sequence ATGAAAGACATGCAGAATGTGCTGATCATTGAAAACAAAAAAGCAGGTCGGGGGAACCACCACCTTCACGAATTCCGGGATTTGTTGATCGAAAAAGGGATCAATGTGGTGGAACGGGAACTCAGCCGGGAAACCACCCCCGAAGCCCTCACCGCAGACACCGACAACTTTCAAGCGGTGGTGGCTGCCGGAGGGGACGGCACCATCAGCTGTGTGGCCCATGCTCTATCGGGAAAAGACATCCCCCTGCTCACCTTCCCTGCAGGGACCGCCAACCTGATTGCAGTCAATCTGGGCATTCAGGACAATGCAGAAACGCTGTATGACCTGCTGGAAAACGGAGAATCCTCCCGAATTGACCTTGCAGAGCTGGTGGTGGGCACCAAGCAATATGGCTTTACCATGCTGGCCGGAGTCGGTCTGGATGCAGAGATGATCCACGCCAGCGAGGAACTCAAACCCACCCTGGGTGTGGCAGCTTATGTGGTCGCCATGCTCAAAAAAATTGCAGTCCCAGAGGCCGACATCACCCTGGAAATGGACGGGAAAACCGTCAAGACCCGGGGCATGAGCGTGATGATCGCCAATTTTGGCATGGCCACCTTCGGCATTCCCATCACAGAAGGCATCGATCCCAGCGATGGCCTGTTCACCATCATCGTGCTGAAAGGCAACACCCCTCTGGCCCTGGTGCCCAGCATCATCGAGAGCATCAAGGCCCACCTCAAGGTGGGAAAAGTGGATTATGGAGACCGCATCGAGGTCTACCACTGCAAGGAAATCACCATCCACACCGACCCCACCCTTCCCGTGCAATATGACGGTGAGGTGGTGGAGGACGCCTGCACCCCCATTCATGCCCGTGTGCTGCCAAGAGCCGTCAGGATGATCCGGGCAAGGGAGAAAGAGGAACTGGCGACTTAG
- the trpC gene encoding indole-3-glycerol phosphate synthase TrpC: protein MRLPDLTRVPGVLGEICTLRAQDYQLPITTDFPQQEKSCRFETALRSQPLALIAEVKQASPSLGAIAELDPVDAALSYQRGGASAISVLTEERYFKGSPDFLKAVVAKVEIPVLRKDFVLHPRMIEEAREWGASAVLLMVSVLGDLIGEYLEYTHHCGLDALVEVHTAEELDIALAAGCKIIGVNNRDLTTLKIDLEVSPRLIAKARAAGFEGVLIAESGYSTPEQLAEIRGIADAVLVGSSLSGSGSLEEATRELLKV from the coding sequence ATGCGTTTACCCGACCTTACCCGAGTCCCTGGTGTGCTGGGAGAGATCTGCACCCTGCGGGCTCAGGATTACCAGCTTCCCATCACCACCGATTTTCCACAGCAGGAAAAATCCTGCCGTTTTGAAACTGCCCTCAGAAGCCAGCCTCTGGCCCTGATTGCTGAGGTCAAGCAGGCCAGTCCTTCTCTGGGGGCCATCGCTGAACTGGACCCTGTGGATGCTGCCCTGTCATATCAACGGGGTGGAGCCAGTGCCATCAGCGTCCTGACCGAGGAGCGTTACTTCAAAGGTTCCCCGGATTTTCTCAAAGCCGTGGTGGCAAAAGTGGAGATTCCAGTGCTGCGCAAGGATTTCGTGCTGCACCCCAGGATGATTGAAGAGGCCCGTGAATGGGGAGCCAGTGCCGTCCTTTTGATGGTTTCCGTGCTGGGAGATCTGATCGGGGAGTACCTGGAGTACACCCACCACTGTGGTCTGGATGCCCTGGTGGAAGTGCACACTGCTGAAGAACTGGACATCGCCCTGGCTGCAGGTTGCAAAATCATCGGGGTGAACAACCGCGACCTCACCACCCTGAAGATCGATCTGGAGGTTTCCCCCAGACTGATTGCAAAAGCCAGAGCTGCAGGGTTTGAAGGGGTGCTGATTGCCGAGAGCGGTTACTCCACTCCAGAGCAACTGGCAGAAATTCGAGGAATTGCAGATGCCGTGCTGGTGGGATCCAGCCTGTCAGGAAGCGGCAGCCTGGAAGAAGCCACCCGTGAACTCCTGAAGGTTTGA